Genomic window (Vigna radiata var. radiata cultivar VC1973A chromosome 1, Vradiata_ver6, whole genome shotgun sequence):
AAAGTGGGTATTTAATCATGTTTGCGCcaggattttgaaaatttcttttCTGAATCACTTTAGGGTGCTTGGGAAAGGCTTTTGGAAGTTGTTTGAAGTGTTGGGAAACTTTCTTTCTCCTCATTGTGTTTCGTCCTTCATCCAAGGTGGTTTTTCCACTtttgatgaagaggaagatggaCTATGAATTGAAGGTGTTGATATGAGGAAGAGGCGTAATTGGAGCATGGAGCAACTGTCAAAAACATCGGGAGAAagtttgcatcttctctttggtttccatttctccaccatggagggctAACCCtgtttgttgagattagttgttaAAAATGGAACTCTTGTGTGATTTTGTGGTATTAATGACATATTCCTTCTAATTCatattaatattcaatttttatgctTAATGGTCGATGTGGATTGTTTTCATCCTCAAGGTGTTGggaaatatctttagaatctagACTTGAAATTGAATTCTTATTGGGTGTTTGTGTCTAGGAATAGAACTTGATTCATTAGTAATCATAAACTCTTGAACTTAATGTATGGTTACTTGTTGAGGATTCAAGGATTGatacttaataaataatcatagGCTCAAAGTCATTAGGAATACGATTTGAGTACACTTATAAGTTGATTTTGACATGAATatgaaattgagatgtttgGCAGTGAATGAAGTGTTTGAACTCTAGTATCAACAAATTGTAAGTACTCTAAGTTACACTTTCTTGCACActaactgtttgataaaaatgcaaaaagagTTGTcttgtgttttgttatttttgtgtctaATTGAGTTGTGAATTGCGAGAGTTATCAAGTGTTGTAAACattctttgaaaaataatgatatttatcatTTGTATAACGATATTTATCATTTGTTATGTTACAATCGGTACACTTGTCATTGATTTTGCAGTCAACATGACACTTAATATTTTTCTACCTCGATGTGTTGTTAACACTTTTCTACCTCAATGGGTAGTAAAACTTTGCAACCTAAGCAGATAGTACACTTTTTCTACCTTGTCGAGTAGTTGTATTTGGCCATTGGACGCACAATGTACGATTCTTGTCTTAAGATATTACCTCACTGGGCGTTATATGAATTGAATCCTGGTGAGTGAAAAAGTATATGACTTAAGATACGCACAATGTACACTCATCCTATATATGACTTAATTAAAAAgcatttaaattacaaaataggAAGTACTTTGGGTTCTTAGCTTCAGTTACCATGGAATTCCACACATTTAGCCTATTGCAACTTTGTGTTATTGTTCAAATACGTTCAACATTTAAGTCATGCATAATCAAACATTTGATCTATTGAATTCGAACCATTCCCACTCATTTAAGCCAACATTTAAGTCATGCATAGTCAAAACGCCTGTTACTTTCAAAAGGCCAAGGTGTAACTAATGTAGTAATGCCGCTGGTTGAATCCAGTTACATCAAATCTCGAAAAAGAGCAGAAATGATGTTGAGAAGAGTGACATTGAATGCTtgatcaatttttattaattattgtgaACACTTGAAGAATATCCTGTATGAAAATTCATACTTTTCATAATTCTAATGTCCAAGttgaaacaaaattgacattttcaCAAAAGGTGAGCAAGGACATTGAAGATAATTTTATCTCAAATACTCTTCTAACTCCAATCTCATGTAGATAAGCTTGGAACTTACCTTTGCATAAAATTTAgcatgaaagaaaaagattaacaCTGTCTCTAATATGAAATACACAGAAACTCACATGTTTTTTCAACTTGtattaaataagagaaaataataatataaaattggtGTTGAGTTTTAGTAATTTCTTTTGACCAATCCAATAGTACTTAAGAACATAAGGTGTGCTTCAATACTCAGCAGACATCTCATCAAAGAAGGAATATTATACCCTGACAAGTCTTTGATTAAAAGTCTATCAAATGCAGAGAAGagaatttttcatattcaacAGAGTTTAGATGGGTGTCATTAGACCTTACCAGAGTCgcatttttttcttgttcatatgtaaaatgataaaataaaatagactaaatttaaaaattgaagagataaagttaaaaatgcTACATCCAAAACTAAATGTTCATAAAATGATCGAATCTTTGCTATTGAGAAAGAAAGTAGTCTTTTATAATGGCGTTGAATCTTGCTATTGGGAAAGAAATTAGAACCATCTATAAAATGCCTTTGAGTATCTAAAAGCCAAGCAACTCATTAAATATCTTGCTTCAATTCTTTTCAGCAAGACTTCTACATGGTTCAAATTAAGTTCACACtatctaatttttctaataatagattaaaatttgttgatcTTCATAGACGAAATTAGCTATAATTTATCTAGCTATAATAAGTCTAACATGTagaatttttaacttaaaatccaatagtaatttaaataacactctcatatttgataataaatcaAACAATACAACAATGTCCTGAAAATTTCATCAACTATGCAATACAAAGTAATTCAAATTAACGTCCATGttttataataactttatttGTGGCCACATTAGATATTGTActgacattaaaaaaaatattgaagtttGAACCACACATgatcaaggaaatgaaaatagGCATGGCGCCATGATCTACAAATGACCAAAGGACCAACTACTATCCAAAATCCCACCAcaaatccaaatgtcattccCACAAAAAATAAGTTCACGCCATGCCTATCACACCTCTTGCCACTGCGATCATAATTAAGAATTTTGTCATTGGAGCTGCACTTGACGAGTAGTGGTGGGCCACAAAGATTGTTGCCAATAAAGTTGGAGGCATCAAAGGTTTGCAACTGAGTTCCTGTTGGAATTTTTccattcaaattattataagacAAGTCTAACATGCTTAGAAATGTCAAATTTGAAATGGTTGGAGGGATTTCACCAGAAAGCTTATTCCTTGAGAAATCAATGGACAACAATGATCCCATATTACCAATGTTTTGTGGAATGTGACCATTAAGTTGGTTGTGAGACaagttcaaaaataacaaaccaTTTAAATCTGTGATCTCTCTTGGTATTTCTCCAACTAATTTGTTATTTGACAAATCAATGCTTGTTACCAACCCGAGAAAGTTTTTGTATTCATCTCCTCTTCCTTTCAACCAAAGAAGAACACTGACTATAGTATAATCTAAATAACTAACTGTATAGTTTACAGCATAAGAATAGATAAGAGGAGTTGTACTCTTGTTCATCTGTGTCATGGCCTtcaagttgttaaaagaagtagGTATGTTTCcagtgaaattattttgtgcAAGGTCTAACACTTGAAGAAGACTCATATCACATATTTTATTAGGAATATGACCAAAAAATCTATTTGATCGAAGGATAAGAACCTTCATATGTAAAAAACTTTCTCCAACCCAAGTTGGAATTGTTCCTGAAAAATCATTTTCTCCAAGATCCAACAAAATCAacttattattctttttcaaaactgtGGGAAATGTTCCCGAAAGCAAGTTTTTACGGATGCGTAAAAACGTTAGCTCTATCAACGAACCCATGGATTGGGGAATTTCTCCAACAAAATTATTGCTTTGTAAATTTACATCCATTAGATATGGCCAGATGCCCCAACAATCGGGTATTTCCCCTGATAAGTTATTCGATGCAAGATTGAGAAATTCTAAATTCATTGGCTTCTTATGATTTTTGCATAAAAACTCATCCATGGGTTTGGAAAATGAATTGCTTGAAAGGTCCAATGAACCCACACGATTTGAAAGTGAGGGAAATTTTCCACTTAAGTTATTTGCACTTAGATCAACAACAGGGACAAATATTGGATTCTTTAATGTAGTCCCAAGCTCACCATGGATATAATTACGAGAGAGATTTAGAAAAGAAGTTTGAGAAAATGTTTCCCAAAACCAATAGGGAATAGAATCTAAAATCCCAGTGTTAGACAAGTCTAAATAATCAAGTTTGTCTTGTGATTGGATCCATAGAGGAAAGTTGGGACCTAATTGCCAAGAACTCATATCCAACTCAATAAGTTGGAAAGTAGGATGCCATTTGGGACCCACTTTTAGAGTCAAATTGTTTCCTGCTGCATAAAACCCCCTCAAGCATGTAAGATTTGTGAGATGATTTTCCAGAACAACTCCTTCAAAATGATTATCATTGATATCAAGATATGACAATTTAGAGAGTGATCTAAGACTTTCAAATGGATTTCCGCTAAGCTGATTCTTGGACAGAGAAAGAGTTCTTAGTGATGAAAGTTTTCCTAGTGATACTGCAAGATTTCCTGATAGGTGAGAACTTTGAACTCGGAGTGTTGTCAATCCATGAAAAATACAAGGAGAAAGAATatctaaaaattgtttaatatgttGGTTGAGTTTGAGATATGAGAAATGTATCACCCTTAAGTTGCATAGATAAACAAAAGAAGTTGGAATTGGACCTTCAAGTTTATTGTAAGACAAATCAAGTACAACCAGAGAAGTCATATTTCCTAAGGCATCAGAAATAGTCCCTTGTAAGTTGTTTTCTGATAGGTCCAAGATCTTTAGACTAGGAAAACTACTATAAAACCAATCAGGTATAATGGAGAATGAATTTCCTCTCAAGTAAAgattttcaagtagtgtgaggTTTCGAAGACCATCGGAAATTGGACCTTCAAAGTAGTTACtatataagaaaagagaaacaagtTTTTTCAGTCCAAATATCCACTTTGGAACAAAAGAAATTGTAGAAAGATCAAGAGTGACGATAGACGAGATATTAAGAAAAGATGGCTGATTATACGGAGGGAGTGTACATCCTGACAATTGTAGGTGCATCAAAGAAGGAAGAGCTTGCAGAATGTAAGGAAAATCAAATGATTGGGATAGGTTTGCATATCCTAAATCAAGATATTCAAGTTTTGAAAGACTTGACAACCAGTCATCATTTCCAACAAACAAAGTGTTCTCAATAGAATAACCACTTCGAAGATCAAGGTAAAGCAAGTTAGAGAGATTTCCAATTTGAGATGGAATAGTTCCATNGGCAGCATAACTTAAGTCTAGATACGCCAAATTGGAAAGATTACCAATCTGGGAAGGAATGTTGCCCATAAATCCAGAAAAAGAGAGGTCCAAGTGAATTAAGTTGATCATTGAGCCAAGAAAAGAAGGAATTGACATACCTCCTCCATGTGAATAAATGTTCCCCAAGTGAAGATAAGAAATCTTGGAAAGACTTGACAGCCAATCAACATTTCCATAATAATATCCTCTGAGTTGGAGGTGGAGCAAGTTGGAGAGATTCCCTATATGGGAAGTAATTCTTCCGTTGACAGCATAACTTAAATCAAGATAAAGTAAATTGGAGAGATTTCCAATCTGAGGAGGAATGTTCCCTATGAATTCAGCATAAGAAAGGTTGAGGTGAGTTAAGGAAGTCATTGTTGCAATCAAAGAAGGAAATGGCTTCCTATAAAATAGATTGTTGCTGAAATCCAAGTAATTCAAATGCTTCAAATGAACCAAAGAAGGATTTATCTCTCCACTGAATGCCCTTCTACTATACTCTTTGTATGCTTCTTCATAAACATAATAACCTAGGCTCTCATCGTAAAGAGGAGGTGGAGTGGTGAGGTGAAGTTCTGCAACATGAGATGTGACGTTGTGGCAGAGAACTCCATACCAGTGGCAGCAATTGGGATTGAGAGAAGCATTCCAAGAAGAAAGTCTATTTGAAGGATCAATGAGATGATGTTTCAACTTCAACAGTGTCTCTCTCTCACTTCCATTGCACACTGTCTCTCTGCACATACCAAAAGTTGACATAGAAAGCAAATAAAGAAACAGAAGGATGAAAAAGGAGGAAGTCATTTTTAaacaaaagcaaagaagaaagtGGTTTTTTATTAGATAGAAGCAGTTATGTGTTATGCATACTAAATACCCTTTATATACACAAAGGCATCTGCCTATCTATTTTAATTTCCAtgctaaatttataaaatcaaaatcactttcatattttatcttctttttcagACCTTACAAAACATCAACATTCCTCCTCTTCATCAATGACAGGagaaaagtttaatatttttcattctttgagAATGTAccaaagtttaaatattttccgTCTCTTTGTTTACACgaatatttgaatattagagtattatttttatcaatgagacatttataaaatatcaatgaCCACCACATTTCTATTCAGTTAAATAAGCAACAGATCAAGGACTGATTTTGTTTATCGTATATAAACagatatatttaatcataacTAATGTTTTATTGACTCTTTGCTACACTTTAATTCTGTTTTTAGTTTACATGGATTTCTTATTCCTCGTccatattataaattagaaaattaagcacactaaaaacataacaaagaaaaaaaaaatggaagtaCTCCAACCCATTTTGAGTTATGAAACTAGCTCATTGTTTCACAGTCTGAGCCATTCACTTAACACTCACTTCAAGCCATCAcatttgaagtttttttcttaTGTGCTGGAATATTGTGAGCTGAagcaaagaagaataaatatacaaatcatacaaagaagaatatatatatatatatatatatatatatatatatatatatatatttcttttaaaagtttgaaatgGGTAATTGCTATTGACAAGTGGATGCTTGTTTTCTTCTGAGATTTCTAACTTACTTTGCAAGGTAGAAAAAGTGATCTAGTGAATCGTATcaaatccaaataaataaataaataaaagcatagTAGTGAAAGACTTAGGTAAAGTTGGTCTGTCACAGTAATCCATGGGTTACAAAATTAATCACACTATAATTGCATAATTTTTCCATGTTTTCTTCTCACATCTCTCTATAGAATTAATCACacttcaaatttgaattttgattggTTTAGAATGTTTCTTATTTCTTCACTTTCAACTTGATGTATAGATTTTTTGATAGGAGGAGAacagaaagaaatcaaaagagagaaagataatACATTTGATTGTGTGAAGACACACtagtgaaaataattattttgatttaaatataatatttaaaaattaaatttagctCCAAAAGATAAaatcttctttatataatataataataatagtattcaTTAATATATGAGCAAATGTGGAAGTCTTGTTGGTGCgattaatatatagaaaaaatggTGCACTAAATCGTATcaaatccaaataaataaataaaagcatagTAGTGGAAAGACTTAGGTAAAGTGGGTCTTTGACAGTAATCTATGGGTTAGAAAATTAATCACactaattgcataaattattatacCATATAGACACTTTAAATTCTTAGTTAACCTTTGTTCTTCTGTCCTTCCTATGGGTTAGAAAATTTGGTACAAACACTTTAAGTTGTTAATTTCTCTATCTAGTGctctatattttatatatagctTACAAAATTAGAGATAGAGAGACGTGGAAAGAAGcgtaaaatatttgtttaattgtaGATTTATGGTCTTTCCCAGTAATCCATGGGTTAGAAAATTAATCACactaattgtataatttttctatgtttgattttgttgtgtGTTGATAGGGATTGAAAGACAGAGTGTTTGATACGTTCCACATTTTCATCATTTACCACTATACAAAATGTAAGGTGAAATTACTCAACATCACTCGAGattaagttcttattttatgacttaattaaattttaattattttataaatttaagtatttttaattgaatttatattaaaaagtttatttaattaagagtTTAATGTGTTATAGAAGAATTGAAAAACATTGATGCTCCTTAACTTGATGAATTGAAAAGTTATTAGTGCATAAATAGAGAATTAGAAGTTTAGGAGCAAACGCTTCCACCAATACTCATTCCAATAATTTTAGAAGATACAGGAAGACAAGGTGTTAGAAACTTGAACAACATTTTAGAAGTCATAATGATCCTCTTAAGTATAGGTAGAGGAAAGAAGCATGATAAATCTAAGGCAAAAATGTCTTTAAGTTGATCCACCaggtaattaaatatttttatatttattagaaataggagtaataatataaatttattaaccaaaaataaaataaaatggttataatagttataaaataaatcaatattaagtcattattattattactatatatatatatatatatatatatatatattatattgatatcaaaacatcttattttaatagCTAATAGCTAAAAGAAATATCACACATTCAATATTTAAGGACAGATAATTCATAGgatatatatattcaatgatATTAcaattatctaaaatataactataatacCAAAAGTATATACGGACAATGATTCTATAcaacaaagaaataatattacaatgattaaaagtataatatgatttttctacaAAAAATGTGTACATGACTATATCATCCTAATATTACACCATTGCACACTTTTGTCTTGCACTAGATCAATTGCTACTTTTTCATTTGCTCAAACCATTAAGATAATCattacaaacaaaacaaagaaaatactgagacaaaacaaacacaaaaaaatggATAAGATAATGTGAAAAAAGAGaaatcataaaacaaatataGGAATATTATCACATATAAATTATTCCTAACAATAAAACATATACAAAAGACTCAAAATAGAGTTCACGATCCAAATACATATATTGATATCAGACTGTGAcgagttatgcacttgtggtgactTCTACCGTTTTGTAAAACAATTACCAATAGGTTTGATCCTACCATTCACAAAGTTAATCCGTTAACATGTTAGATGCAATACATGTTGATATACCTATCACAGCATTATCTCTGTCCTCAAGCATGGATATATTATCAACTACCCATATTGATCAAAATGGGGTATACTTGTGGTGAGattccaaatttattttcttggttcatgaaacacaattttggggaaaacattttcttcttttccaaaTGTTTATTGCATCTTATTGATATTCTTTTCTGGGCCTGggtttgtaattattttctcttaagTGAATATCATTTTCTAGAATTGCTAGAGGTGTATAATTATCTGAAGTAACATTCTCCGTATAAGACATTTACTATCATATTTGGAATAACAGAAAGACTGATTTTGTTATGTTTCTGAAAGGTGCAAATAATACCGAATGTGAAAATTGTTACTTTTGTGATTTAATAATGACTTCGAAGAAGAAACCAGTTTTGATAGTGAGAAATTTTGTCAGGGTAAACCAGGCAATGTTCTCTAGTACTTCAAACACAGAATCGTAATTATAATTTGTGTGCATGATGCGTAATGTACACCATTATTATGTTCTTGCTCTCCACCCTTTACTTGTTAGGACAACACAATACACGACTTCGATATTTTCCAAGGGCCCATATTGGAAATATGTTTCTATAGGCAGAGTAACTGATAGTACAATTCCTATTGAACACTCCCATGATTTCCTACAAAACATCATATTATGTATttcagaaatatatatattagatgaaaatatcttctcaaaataaatctaaaaatgaGTTTTGTAAAACTCTACAAGATTAGCAGAAAATtgcattcataattttatattgaagtAATTGTAAGTTACCTGTTGGGGAAACTCCCCATTTTCCATTTGTGAATTGATCAAAACATTGGCTGCACGATGCAATGGGGTTGGATCTCGTTGACCCTACcacaaaataaacaataactttATAGAAGTCTGTTTTCTCATTTCACCTCATGATTTATATTCTATACAAGAATATGTTCTGCACATCGAAATTTGGTATACCTGTCCCCCTTCAATGAGTGCCAACATTGCCCATGCAGTGTTCACTACGTGAGACTTGTTTTCTTCTAAATTCGTGTAAACCTGTTTTTGTTGTACATTTATTAGTGTAATTGTCTTTGACATAAGATTGTAATATGCAGAATCAAAGAAGAGTATCTATATTGAAAAAAGCACAAGATTACCAAAATCAAAGATTACCTTTTGTTGACATGCAAGATAGCTTTCTCCCCACCCACCAGAAAGTTGTTGATGGGAAAGTAAAAACTCGCATGCTCTTCTAATGCTGTGGTCATCTTGGTACCTTTTCCCTGCAGCTATAAGTCCCTTTATTCCGAACCATGTTCCATAGGTATAACAGATTCCCCATGATCCATACCtggttaattaattataaatcttTTGAAATTTGCAAGGGAAAGAATATCTAAGTTCATTCTCTACGCTTTGTCCATAAAGCATTTTGCAT
Coding sequences:
- the LOC106762523 gene encoding probable leucine-rich repeat receptor-like protein kinase At1g35710, which translates into the protein MSTFGMCRETVCNGSERETLLKLKHHLIDPSNRLSSWNASLNPNCCHWYGVLCHNVTSHVAELHLTTPPPLYDESLGYYVYEEAYKEYSRRAFSGEINPSLVHLKHLNYLDFSNNLFYRKPFPSLIATMTSLTHLNLSYAEFIGNIPPQIGNLSNLLYLDLSYAVNGRITSHIGNLSNLLHLQLRGYYYGNVDWLSSLSKISYLHLGNLQLSGCTLPPYNQPSFLNISSIVTLDLSTISFVPKWIFGLKKLVSLFLYSNYFEGPISDGLRNLTLLENLYLRGNSFSIIPDWFYSSFPSLKILDLSENNLQGTISDALGNMTSLVVLDLSYNKLEGPIPTSFGIFHGLTTLRVQSSHLSGNLAVSLGKLSSLRTLSLSKNQLSGNPFESLRSLSKLSYLDINDNHFEGVVLENHLTNLTCLRGFYAAGNNLTLKVGPKWHPTFQLIELDMSSWQLGPNFPLWIQSQDKLDYLDLSNTGILDSIPYWFWETFSQTSFLNLSRNYIHGELGTTLKNPIFVPVVDLSANNLSGKFPSLSNRVGSLDLSSNSFSKPMDEFLCKNHKKPMNLEFLNLASNNLSGEIPDCWGIWPYLMDVNLQSNNFVGEIPQSMGSLIELTFLRIRKNLLSGTFPTVLKKNNKLILLDLGENDFSGTIPTWVGESFLHMKVLILRSNRFFGHIPNKICDMSLLQVLDLAQNNFTGNIPTSFNNLKAMTQMNKISVLLWLKGRGDEYKNFLGLVTSIDLSNNKLVGEIPREITDLNGLLFLNLSHNQLNGHIPQNIGNMGSLLSIDFSRNKLSGEIPPTISNLTFLSMLDLSYNNLNGKIPTGTQLQTFDASNFIGNNLCGPPLLVKCSSNDKILNYDRSGKRCDRHGVNLFFVGMTFGFVVGFWIVVGPLVICRSWRHAYFHFLDHVWFKLQYFF